From Arachis hypogaea cultivar Tifrunner chromosome 3, arahy.Tifrunner.gnm2.J5K5, whole genome shotgun sequence:
AAATTAAATCAGTtatcaaataaattattattattatatatataaatatatatttatatattcacataatttttctaataaaataattaacttttaaaataatcaaatcagtcataatagaataatcaaatttGTATAATTAAACTTGGTTAGTagcatgataaaaaaaatttgagataccaaatatatatttctatccgtgatgactaattttttatgtatatatattatgatataattgcttttaattatatataaattatccttgaattttcTTAAATATACCACTTTGTCACACACACATATTAACTCAATTGATGAAAAAGGTGAGTTTATATAATCAATTGAAACATGTCAAAAAATTTAGGGTAGGTGtagtttgcattttcatttttttttagaaaatactagaaataaaaataaataaaataaaattacaccgGTCACAATTATGGGAAAATATTGTGAAAGTTTGGGGCTAAAATATATATTGTAATAATTTAGAGGTGAAAAGTGGAATAAAtgatatttatgatttatttgatAAGATACGGTAGATCCGGTTGAAGTAGAACTATATGTGGATATGAGATCCCGAGTGAGGGTTGGTTTATTGGGGTTTGGtttgatttggtttgatttaaaaattgaataatggAAGGCAGGTGGGGGATGGTGTGTATATAATTCATGTCCTTATTATGTGaccccctttcctctttcttttttttcctcttccttccttccttctctaacttttgctttctctctttttgATCTCTGACCTAAttgtctctcttctctcttctctcctctcctctcctctctttctcctcaatatctccctctccctccatcACCACCCACAAACCTAGCTAgctgcttctctctctctctctctctctctctctcatcatcTTCTCTTCTTAGATCTCTCTGTCCATAGACTCATATTATTCTTGACACAAATAATAATATAGCTGCTGACTACTATAGCTACAAGGAAGCTCAAGATAAGGATAATAATAAGAAGCAAGAAGATTGGAGAAGTTTGAATTTGATCATATCATATCATAGAATCGGTGGATCAGCTTAATCAAGagtgaatataataataatatattgaaGCAAGGAAGATGACTCCAGTGAATTTGGCAGGGCAGTTCGGAGACACCACATACACCAAGGTTTTTGTTGGAGGCTTGGCTTGGGAGACTCAGAAAGAGACCATGAAGAAATACTTTGAGCAATTCGGTGAGATCTTGGAAGCTGTTGTCATCACTGACAAAGCCACCGGAAGATCCAAAGGCTACGGTTTTGTATGTTCATTATTTCTCTTCCACTTAGATCTCAAATTAATCCACATGAACGAACCAATTTCATAACCGCTACTTTCTTATTTTATTAGGTCACGTTTCGCGAACCAGAAGCTGCCATGAGAGCTTGTGTGGATGCTGCTCCAGTAATTGATGGAAGAAGAGCTAACTGCAACCTTGCTTCTTTGGGTGTCCAGAGATCTAAGCCTTCAACACCAAAGCATGGTccgttttattcttaatttcttcttctttcattgttattaattatatatgtattttatctCAATTTAGCAAGGTTGTGATTGATATGATATATAAGATCTTGGGAAAGTTCCATAACATCTTTTCCATTTTGATCAGTTTGTCACTGTTCAAAGATGCTCTCATCATATCAATTCTCAACCCCGTTCATATTATTCCACTACTACTCACTCATAAAATCTTCATGTTAACTAATTAATGGATATTCCTCTCTTGCAAGTTGTCATTGAttgtgtgttatatatatattctttgatGAGAATggaagacacacacacacacagctaATACATACATGGCAACTTAGCTTGAATATTCTTCCAGAGTGGAAAGTTCCATTTTTTTTGGTTATCCAAACTGAGGGTTTTCATGTATAATTTTTGGGAAACAACTACATGAAATGTCCCTTACAAGCCATGGAACCCAAACAATGCAAATTTACTTCATTATACTTTATTCCAATTCCTTTACTACtcacctttttctttttcatcactaCTTAttcacacatatatatatttattttactcGCTATAAAAGAAACTATTAAAACAAACAACATATCATTTGTTTTTATGTAAAAAtggttaaaaattattgaattttagaTGAAAATAACTTTGTATGAGTATCTACATACAGTAAAACAAACTTATTATTCTGATtatacaagtgaataagcaaagaacaAAACATGTACATTATATATTTCTTTAGTTACTATACAATATATAAAGattggtattattattattattattattattattattattattagttttggtatgatgatttatattttttgtttttcaggaGGAAGTGGAAGGAACTTTAGGGTAATGGGGTCTTTCCAGACCGGGTTTGGAGGGGGAGTGGGATCAGCTTTTCCATCGGCAGCAACCTTCCCTCATTATGCTATCCAGCAAGGGATACCATATAACGTTTATGGGTATGAATATGAATATcaatatatatacttatatattattaattataactaactcTTTATTGCAtgctactctttctctctctataacTGTACTGCTTCTACAAATAACAAAGGTGGCAATGGCACGTGCAATGCCAACTCATGCACAACAAATAAAACCATCCAATTTCGTTTTTTAttaatctctttttctttttttaactaaGCTTATCACTCAATAGTATGAAGCACGCTTTGCCACTTCATATCTCTATTCTTTTACACAGAATCAACCTCCACATGATCCTTAAATACGCCTTtttccatctctctctctctgtcatGTGCGCGGTAACAAatcaaagagaaaatgaaagacaTACACAAACATGTGAAAGTAGTCTTCCACATTGTTTGACCAAACATCtgttaactaactaaccaacCAACCAAGATACCTAAATTTACGTGCTTCATGGAAACTCTAGcatatatataccaaaatgaAGGATCTTGTAGTTGATTCCATATATATACTTCAATCGAGTGTTGCATTTTATTATTACATAGATGATTTCGTTAAACTAGTGTCTTTATTAGCTTGATTAACTTTTAAGTTCTCACTTTAATCTTGTCTTTGTTTATTCTTTGATGATCACTATTTGCAGGTACTCTCCTTACTCACCGGATTACACTTACCCCACGGTTTGTacacatttttttgtttttacttttactatttttcttttgtcTGCTCTATGCATATCTTTTTAACCTAGGATCCGTTTTGAACCCTTACTTTTAGGTCACGCACCATGGCTTTTGAACTTTCTTTCACCAAATCAAACTATTTCCACCAccttctcacttttttttttctcatgatgatgatgatttcacTTAAAATATCTAATTTGAAATAGTCTTCAATCACATCTTATAAGAGAAAAAAactgagtttattttattatattgttcATTCAAATTTCATCAGTGAAACTGTTTTAATACTTATTTTTTAGGGTTGGagaaattttatatatgttattcgAAAATTTTCTGTTTGGAAAAATATAGGCCTTGGTTTCTTTAATTGACTTTTAATCATGTTTCTAATAGTACAATCATCATGTATGTTAAATCATGACGTGGAAATTCGagtcaatatatataattaatgtatCCTCACAATCAAAATCAAGCGAAGGAACAGTTAAAAATACAGCAAATCTCCTGACTCACAACTACTTCAAAGGTTGATTTATATATCTATCGTAATAAATGTGATGAACATTGATTTTAGCAGGCCTACTAGAATAGTAATAATAGAAAAGGCTCAATTATATATGATGATCACTGTATTATGATAATGTAAACATAAAGTATAACACTGTGTCTGGCCGGCTAAACAAAAGAAGATAACTTATGATTAAagcaagataaaaaaaaaacaattgaatGAAAAGGGTTGGTAATTATCTGGTATTAAAGAGAATCCTCTTTATCTCCTTTTGGGGACGGGGTTAAAACGGTAATTGTGGTGGAGGGTTGCACCACTATGGTGTTGGCACCAACCTGTTTTTACTAGAATCAAAAACCATTCATGATTGTACCATACAGAATGTGGAGAAGAACGTGGTAAGTCGGTGGGCATGGCCACTATTTgcacaatataataataatatttaatatataataataatgattcCCGAAGAACCAATGAATGAATGAGTACTGGTCAAAGTGTTCCTTGTCCTGTCTTTCCAACTTTCTTTCTTTATTCAGTTTATTGTGTGTGTAACATGTCAAAGTGGTCCATATTCTAGGTCACACTTTCACAGTCTTCTAAATTCATGGGGAGCCAaataatttctaatttaattctcTAAATCATCATAGCGGTCCACCCTTTAAATGAACATagagaagaaataaagaaactatTCCAATAGTATATGTAAAGTTAATAATTCAATATCGTTATATGATTTAAcatcttttataaaatttgttaGTGTTTTGATAACacaagattaataataataataatgtaattaaaatagtttaaatgggtttttatttttgtaaaatgtgGAGAATGCAGAGCTACTACAGTGTGTATGGAGGTGCAGCAACAGCACAGTACCCAGTGTATGGAACGGGACATGCTGGAGGGATGATGACGGGTGCCGGGGCAGCAGCGGCGGCGGCAGCAGCCACCGCGTTTTATCCGTATATGCAGTACGGAGGAGAAGGGAGTGGCGGAGGTGGATCAAGCGGCGGGAGCTATACTACTTCAGGGCAGGGTTATGGTGTGAATTATCCGCCTCATCAACTGTTTCAGTATTCTCCGATTGCTTCAACCGGTGGCTATGCTCAGCACTATGCAACTCCCATGTCCCTTGCTCCTTCCCCTGCCTTGCAATCAGGTTTGTACTCCATTTTCCacttaattctttttctttcctccttCAACCCAAGATTTTGGATTCAACGATCATGATGTTGGTATCTAACAAAATTTGAAATCACAAACTTTAGGTTTAAGTATTATTAGACATGCATTCTCTTTCTTTATATATATCAAGTACTACCCATTTTGCTTCTTGTAAGTagttaattaatatacataacaTTTCACACAAATACAGTTATTgtaaaattgataaataaaaataattagataatatGTAACTCtatatgaaaacaaaaataaatattaatgagctagcaaaatttaatataaataacaacATATTTCACACTCCGTACGTATGCATGTGGCCTGTGCATGAATAATGCTCATCGTCAGAATTATTTGGAATTGGACTATATATTATGACGTATATACAAGTGCATTTTAATATGTCTATACTATGATGATTATAGtggttataatattttaaaaaatattaataaaattaaaataatagtttttattatttaacgttttaaaaaagataataccaaaaaaatattattataatttatatttttggttaATGTATTTTATATAGAGTAAAAACACATAGTcaataaatattatcattttttatcagcacttaatcaataataatttgtatttatatttataaacgtTTTATTTacacataaaaattatataatttacacttatatttattagaattttatacatataaatcaatACAGTTTGTattcataaattaatataatttatatctatattttttaaaatttatatacataaattaataaaatgacaatttaatatttatattgacaaaataatgacaaaaaatactaaaagttgTTACCCAAgagtttttcttttatatatacataGATTGAATTAATAATTGATGATATTTTCCGATCCGAATGAAGAAAGAGGCATAATACTAACATCTTTGACAGTGTGTTTTGCTGTGCCGCAGGCGTGACAATGGCTCTTCAAGCTCCAATTCCTCATCGCTAGAGACTTATAAAATGAAACACTAAGCTAtgtcatcccatcatcatcacTTATTGCATGCATGCTTCTTCAAgtctctcatcatcatcatcatcatcaatcaacCTTTTGGCCTAACCATGGTGCTCTCTTTCACACACACGCACTCTTCCACACTAACACAAAACAAAAGTCCATCAATGGCATTTGGGCTTTTGCATAAGATGCCCCCCGTAGGGGCTCAAAAAGTTACTCCATgcatatgaaaagaaaaaaacaaacaagGTTGCATCTTTCAATGGAAGGTTCCATGGAGTGAACCAAAAATAAAGATGCAATCTTTCACCAACACAAGCTATACGGAGATGGCTTGGGAAGTTggaaaaagaatgagaaaaaaaaaaacacttagcCCCCGGAAAAGGCTAAGTCAAAAGAACCATCTTGTTTAACTTGAGTCCAAGGAGGACTAAGTCAAAGTCTAGAATGGTTTCAAAAACTGTAAATTTTGAAGATCAAACATAGATAGATGATCATCAAGTAGAAGTTAGTTATGCAAAAATAGGTAATCCCTCCAATCACCTCTCTGCATGAAAGaggaacttttttttttttgggcaatCATGGACATTTGGATGTCCCAGTTTTTTTGTATGGCAACATCTAGCTACTAGTCTTAGCTTTTAGTATTAGGACCAAGTCGTGTATTcacaaaatgtttttttttttaaatcaacttCTTCATTTCAATTTTCACTAAGAAAAAGGGTTTAACCAACCAATTAACCATGTTCTTCCCTTTGGGTAAGGGAAGGCAAAAAATGCAATGATTAACtactgtttttgtttttaatttccttgtaaaAATTCAATTGCGGCTTAAACTATGGGAGTTTAAGCCCAATACTAATGTTTTAGGAGGGGTAGATTAGGATCATGTTGAGAACTGCATCAATGGAATGTGGAACTCAAAAGCACTTATTAATTTGCATGTAACCCTGGGAGATATTTTGGAATTCCCTTGGGTACACTTCACTTACTCACCAACCATGGTTAGGGCATAGGTGAATGAATGATCTCTCTCTTCATCACTCTCACTCTTCGTTCTTCTGTCACTCTCTCTTCCTCTATATTACATCGAGATTATGGACCTTGATACTcggttattattaattatatggtTTGTATTGCATTGTAATTAGGATGCTAAAATAGGAGAAGAATTAATTCCTTCTCTCTATCCATGCCGGATATGGATGTGAGAATGGAACTACTCTATCTATATGCGTTTAATCAATCTCATGTTATGCTTGCTTGATTGCTTTTGTTGTTCAACATATGTCAACATGAGCAAATCAAGTTAATGCTTCAAACTAtgttacattcatcattttgTTATATATCAATCCACCCACCTTATTAAGTAAATCTGGTTATATATATGATATATCACGTGGATATAATCATAATCCACCACGTCCCATGCATGCAGATCAGAAATTCCTGATTCAATTATGTTATACATTTATGTATATACACTTGTGACGTTGTTTTAGTTTCTTTCTTTCGTCCAAgttttatttagaaataaaattgaactatggaaataatcaaataatatcatttaatttaatttaaataagagCATGCTGGTTTACCTTCAAGATATCGACAAGTAGTTTTTGTGAAGTTAAACAAAGCGCAGAACAAATGAGAATCAGTGCCAGACAAAATCTAGGACATCACGTAATGCTAGAAGGACCTTCTACAGCCTATCATATGGTCCCCACTCCAAAATAGATAAGAATAAGTATAAATGTGTAATAGAAAATtaatctttaattaattaatattaatcaatttttgcattataaatttattttttaattataatttttttttaaaaattagaatttaaaactaaattttagaatttaaaatttaaaataaaaataatttaaaaaattaactaatattaaattaaaattaattcattatttgaattcaataaataaataaagatagaatAATGCtttataattaagttaattatcCAATTAAATCCAACTAAAATGATATAACTTAATTGACATTCTCGCACCACTAAACATGTCATTATATGTAACCACCTTTTAACGATTTTTTTTCTGTggatttcgtttttttttttctgcgttcttcttcttcttttcacccttaatgatatttttcttctcttcttcc
This genomic window contains:
- the LOC112789486 gene encoding uncharacterized protein isoform X2 is translated as MTPVNLAGQFGDTTYTKVFVGGLAWETQKETMKKYFEQFGEILEAVVITDKATGRSKGYGFVTFREPEAAMRACVDAAPVIDGRRANCNLASLGVQRSKPSTPKHGGSGRNFRVMGSFQTGFGGGVGSAFPSAATFPHYAIQQGIPYNVYGYSPYSPDYTYPTSYYSVYGGAATAQYPVYGTGHAGGMMTGAGAAAAAAAATAFYPYMQYGGEGSGGGGSSGGSYTTSGQGYGVNYPPHQLFQYSPIASTGGYAQHYATPMSLAPSPALQSVCFAVPQA
- the LOC112789486 gene encoding uncharacterized protein isoform X1, with the protein product MTPVNLAGQFGDTTYTKVFVGGLAWETQKETMKKYFEQFGEILEAVVITDKATGRSKGYGFVTFREPEAAMRACVDAAPVIDGRRANCNLASLGVQRSKPSTPKHGGSGRNFRVMGSFQTGFGGGVGSAFPSAATFPHYAIQQGIPYNVYGYSPYSPDYTYPTSYYSVYGGAATAQYPVYGTGHAGGMMTGAGAAAAAAAATAFYPYMQYGGEGSGGGGSSGGSYTTSGQGYGVNYPPHQLFQYSPIASTGGYAQHYATPMSLAPSPALQSGVTMALQAPIPHR